A window of Massilia sp. NR 4-1 genomic DNA:
ACGCCTTTCTACGTCAGCACCGAGTATGATGCGCTGAACCGGCCGACGGCGATCAAGGAGCAGGGCAGCGTGCTGCTGGCCAGCTATGCCTATGACGATCTGTCGCGGCGCAGCACCGTCACCCTGGGCAATGGCACCAGCACCAGCTATGGCTATTCGGCCCAGGACAAGCTGGCCAGCCTGGCCCACAATCTGGCGGGCACGGCGCAGGACATCAGCTGGAACTTCAACCGCAACCAGGCCCAGGAAATCATTGCCCATGCCTGGAGCAACGATATCTACCAATGGACCGGCTACCGCAATGGCAGCCGCAGCTATGCCGCCAATGGCCTGAACCAATACACCAGCGCGGCCGGCAGCGCGATCAGCCATGACGGCAATGGCAATATCAGCGGCGACGGTGTCTGGACCTATGGCTACGATGCGGAAAACCGCTTGCGCAGCGCCAGCAAGAGCGGTTTGGCCGCGACGCTGGAATACGATGCGGCGGGCCGCCTGCGCCAGAGCGTGATCGGTGGTGCGACCAGCAACCTGCTGTATGTGGGCACGGAATTGCTGGCCGAGTATGACGGCGCCGGCAATCTGCAGCGCCGCTACGTGCACGGTCCGGGCACGGACGAGGCCCTGGTGCGCTATGAAGGCGCCGGCACGGCCGGCAAGGCCTGGCTGTATGCCGACCATCTCGGTTCGGTGGTGGCGCTGGCGGACGCGGCCGGCAACAGCACGGCGACCCAGACCTATGGCCCGTACGGCGAGCCGGGCGGCGCCGCCGGCAACCGTTTCGGCTACACCGGCCAGCAGTATCTCGGCGCGCTGGAGCTGTCGTACTACAAGGCGCGTTTCTACTCGCCGGCGCTGGGCCGCTTCCTGCAGGCCGATTCGATCGGCTATGCCGACGATATGAATCTGTATGGCTATGTCGGCAGCAATCCCCTGAACCAGACCGATCCGACCGGCCATTGCCCTTCCTGCATCGGCGGCATCACCAGCGTGCTGATGGGCGGTGCCATCCGCTATGTGACCTCGGGCGGCAACTGGAGCGCCGTGATCGATCCCAAGGCCGTGCTGCTGGATGCGGCCCTGGGCGCGGCCGGCGCCGGCTTTGCCAACAAGATCAACCAGCTGCGCCGGCTCAAGGATGTGCCGGTCTCGCTGGGCACCAAGCTGAGCGCGCAAGGTTCGACCAAGTTCGAACAGGGCCTGTACCTGGCCGAATCGAATGCCGGCAAATATGTCGGCCAGTCGGGCCAGATCACGACGCGCCTGGAGCAGCATGTGGCCAAGTCGCGCTTCGGCGCCGGCACCGCCGAAGCGGCCGACGATGCCGTGCGGCTGGCCGTCGGCGGCGGCAAGACTTCGCGCGAAGTGGCCGAGCAGCGCGTGCTGAATGCGATGGGCGGGCCGAACACGCCAGGCGTGCTGAACAAGGCCAATCCCGTCGGCGGCCGTCCCTGGTTGCTGAATAATCCTAGCCTCGGTGTGATTGATGGTATCTTCGTACCGAATATCGGCAAGGGTTTGTCGACGGCGATCGGTGTCGGTGCGGCGGGCGCCGTGGAAGGGGGGCTCAGCTGTGGTAAATAAATCTTGGAAAAATTGAGCTTATTCGATCGTTTGAAGTCTTTCTCGGCCAGTGTTCGCGCTTCCATGGAGCTCGAACCTGGCGAGTTTGGCCTGCGCGCCGTGCCCAAGGGGGGCTGGGAGGTGCGGCAGCAGGCGTATTGCGTGGAGCGGCAGATCCATGAGCTGCATTTCAACCACGCCAAAGGCTACCAGTCGACCGGCAGCTATGCGTTTTTGGCCGGCTTGGCCGGCCTGCAGGGTTTGAAAGTGCTGGACCCCTTGCTGGAAGACCTGGATTTTCTGGCGGCGCAGCCGGCGCTGCGCGCGCTCGACCTCTCCTTCACGGGCAAGCTACGGCGCGGCATCGATCTGCAGCGCCTGCCCCGGCTGGAACGGCTCACCTTGTTGTCGCGCTTTAGCGGCATGGACAGCCTGTTTGGCTGTTCCGGCCTGCGCCGGCTGGCGCTGGCGCATTTTCCCGGCAAGATGGCGAGCGCCATGTTTGCTTCCTTGGCGGGGTTGGAACAACTGTCCCTGAGTGCGCTGGTGCTGCCGGAATTGGATGCTTTGGGGGAGTTCAAGGCGCTGGAACGCCTGAGCGTCAGCGGCAACCGCAGCCTGCAGTCGCTGGCCGGCCTGGCCGGCGCCACCAGCCTGCGCGCGCTGAAACTGGAATCCTGCCCGCAGATCGGTTCGCTGGCGCCGCTGGCTGCGCTGTCCCGCCTGGAAACGCTCTGGCTGTATGACTGCGGCAAGCTGGAATCGCTGCAGCCGCTGGCGGCTTGCCGGCAACTGCGCGAACTCAATATTCTGGGCGACACCACGATCGCCGATGGCCAGCTGGGACTGCTGCGCGAACTGCCCCAGCTGCAGCGCATCTGCGTCGTCGCCAAAAAAC
This region includes:
- a CDS encoding leucine-rich repeat domain-containing protein; this encodes MELEPGEFGLRAVPKGGWEVRQQAYCVERQIHELHFNHAKGYQSTGSYAFLAGLAGLQGLKVLDPLLEDLDFLAAQPALRALDLSFTGKLRRGIDLQRLPRLERLTLLSRFSGMDSLFGCSGLRRLALAHFPGKMASAMFASLAGLEQLSLSALVLPELDALGEFKALERLSVSGNRSLQSLAGLAGATSLRALKLESCPQIGSLAPLAALSRLETLWLYDCGKLESLQPLAACRQLRELNILGDTTIADGQLGLLRELPQLQRICVVAKKHYQPAAAAVNRG